GATCTACTTCCTTTTGCAATTCAGTTGCAGCATCATACTTCAGAATCCATTCTCCTACTCCACAGGCTTCTCTTTGTTCTTTCTCAAACGTTTTTATGTGATGCCCTTTGAACCAAACCCTTACTCTTGTTCCATATTCAAATTCATCATTAAAAGCTGCCTCTTTTTCGGATCCCGCATAAATGCATCTAAATTTACTGTTATCGACTACATATGTATTCATTAATTTAACCCCTTCACCTAGACTAATGCTTTTTCTTTCTGTCTTTCGATCAACTTTCGAGAAAATTTTTGAGTTCTTATTTTGCGTTTCTCCTCAAGTATCTCTCTTTCGTTGGCTTCTAACATCTTCTTCAGACTCAGATGTTTTCTAATAAGCTCTTTCATTCTGTCCAATTTCTCATCCCCTTTAAGCAAGATATTTCTTTCTATGCGGTCTTTTATGTATGAAATCAAATGCTAAATCAACTTTCTCTGGTTCCCTTTCCTCTGTTACTCGCTGCGTAACAACAATTAGTTGACCATTTTCTTGGCGATCAATACTCTGCACTGAATATCCTTTAGCAGCGTAATATTCTCCGATAATCTCATCAACTTGGTTGCTAAGCAGATTCCTCTTTATCATCTCCATAACCTCCACTTATTTTATTTTTACTCTTTAAACATTTATATGTATTCCATCCGCAGCCATCAAATACGCTTATGTCCGCTCCTAGGTGCCATTTAAACCAAACTAAGTTAAACCAAGCTGTTTCAATTATGTATTTAATGTAGCCTATCCTCTTGTCCTCCGTTCTGAATAAAATAATCCTTTTATTGTGATTCTGTGATCTTAATTAGAAATCTCATCCTTTCCTTCTTTGTTCTTGTTGAATTGTAGCTTTCCCTTAAAAAGTCCTGAAACCTGTGAAATGGGATAGGTTTTAAACCAAGGTTTCTCACTTGATTACAATAACCCCCATAGTATTGCTCATGTCCTCTCTGTTCAGATCTGTAGTTAAAAGGATTCAATGCTTTATTACCTCCCGCTGGGTTATTAAGGTGTATATGATATATCTAATTCAAAATCACATTTTGGATGCAACCTCCAAATTTGATGTCCTAAGTATGTTTTCCTTGCGTAATTCAGACAGTTCCTTGTCCCACTTTTACTTCCGTCATAAACAGCTACTATTGCTTCACTGTTATCAATCATGTATTCATTT
The Bacillus vallismortis genome window above contains:
- a CDS encoding URC4/urg3 family protein, with the protein product MDRMKELIRKHLSLKKMLEANEREILEEKRKIRTQKFSRKLIERQKEKALV